From Patescibacteria group bacterium, a single genomic window includes:
- a CDS encoding type IV secretion system DNA-binding domain-containing protein yields the protein MSVTLIVAIAAVALVGGALLAIRKARQGMKEPIYKGKVLVIKVPKENEKGALSAEQMFASLHGLLRLTPGIQEHISFEIAASSAGIYFYTWVPEHLTDFVKSQIFAQYPNAEIEEADDYTEELDDLGKSLSGAKIELAKSHIFSIKTFPDFDVDPLAAITGALSEVGEEDQVWIQILLRPIPDVWQQEGYDYIDAVRSGVGGPALSLGEISEGVMNGVISILTDIPTMIFYPGREVEVEEGGGVQLTPSQQTEIQAVEEKMSRVGFETAIRLIAIGSTPEKSESLLRSASASFKQFSTANLNSFTRSSVGGNPDEFLENYRTRKFPEDWVYILNTGELASVFHLPNVSVETPSLAWSRYKKGEPPLDLPIAGEDVTYLGLTTFRDRMVRFGIKREDRPRHIYSIGKTGVGKTTLFENMAIQDMRAGEGVAFIDPHGESIDRLLDFVPEERIDDVVLFNPADKEFPLGFNMLELQDPDQKSLIASGLIDVFRKRFSFSWGPRLEHILRNCVLTLLEVPRTTLLGVTRLLQDKNYRNYIVYKIDDPIVKRFWEDEFKGMLSNNRLVTEAIAPIQNRLGQFLASPTIRNIVGQPHSSFDLTKIMNERKIFLVNLSKGKLGVDDSEILGSMLVSRMQFEAMRRVNIPEESRPNFYLYVDEFQNFASGSFASILSEARKYHLCLNITHQYVAQLPEEMQDAVFGNVGTIISFALGAPDAKVLAEEFTPVFTEEDLISLEKYHVYLELMIDGMTSPPFSAVTFPLNEEYRTGNRNTIIERSREKYARGKSAVSEAIAKWNGTQFDLGMAKAEDARQREKEED from the coding sequence ATGAGCGTGACACTGATTGTAGCTATAGCAGCTGTGGCCTTGGTTGGTGGTGCCTTGCTTGCTATAAGAAAAGCTAGACAAGGTATGAAAGAACCTATTTATAAAGGGAAGGTATTGGTGATAAAAGTTCCTAAAGAGAACGAGAAAGGAGCTCTTTCAGCCGAACAAATGTTTGCTTCCCTGCACGGATTGCTTCGTCTAACTCCTGGAATTCAAGAGCATATATCTTTTGAGATTGCAGCTAGTTCTGCCGGTATATATTTTTACACCTGGGTTCCGGAGCATCTGACAGATTTTGTTAAGAGCCAGATTTTTGCTCAATATCCAAATGCAGAAATTGAAGAAGCAGATGATTATACAGAAGAATTAGACGATTTGGGTAAGAGCCTAAGTGGGGCTAAGATAGAACTTGCTAAAAGTCATATTTTTTCCATCAAAACCTTTCCTGATTTTGATGTAGACCCCCTTGCAGCTATTACTGGTGCGCTTTCCGAGGTGGGTGAAGAAGATCAGGTGTGGATTCAGATTCTGCTCCGACCCATCCCAGACGTTTGGCAGCAGGAGGGTTATGATTATATAGATGCAGTTCGTTCTGGTGTGGGAGGACCTGCTCTTTCTTTGGGAGAAATTTCTGAAGGTGTAATGAATGGTGTAATTTCTATTTTAACTGATATACCCACTATGATTTTTTATCCAGGTAGAGAGGTGGAAGTGGAAGAAGGCGGTGGAGTACAGCTAACACCTTCTCAGCAAACAGAAATTCAGGCTGTGGAAGAGAAAATGAGCAGAGTTGGTTTTGAAACAGCCATACGCCTTATTGCTATTGGCAGTACCCCGGAAAAGTCAGAAAGCTTGCTGAGAAGTGCTTCAGCTTCTTTTAAGCAATTTAGTACTGCTAATCTTAATTCTTTTACTAGAAGTTCGGTTGGTGGTAATCCTGATGAATTTTTGGAAAACTACCGAACTCGGAAGTTTCCAGAAGATTGGGTTTATATTCTTAACACTGGAGAACTAGCATCTGTGTTCCACCTTCCAAATGTAAGTGTGGAAACGCCCTCACTTGCTTGGTCCCGCTACAAAAAGGGCGAGCCTCCGTTGGATTTACCAATTGCAGGAGAGGATGTAACTTATTTGGGGTTGACTACCTTTCGGGATAGAATGGTTAGGTTTGGGATTAAGCGAGAAGATCGGCCGCGGCACATTTATTCAATTGGAAAAACAGGTGTAGGTAAAACAACTCTGTTTGAGAATATGGCTATTCAAGATATGCGGGCGGGGGAAGGCGTAGCCTTTATTGATCCTCACGGCGAGTCAATTGATCGCCTTTTAGACTTTGTTCCTGAGGAGCGTATTGATGATGTGGTCCTTTTTAACCCCGCTGACAAGGAATTTCCCCTTGGGTTTAATATGCTTGAATTGCAGGATCCTGACCAAAAGAGTTTAATTGCTTCCGGATTAATTGATGTCTTTCGGAAACGGTTTTCCTTTTCTTGGGGTCCGCGGCTAGAACACATCTTGCGAAACTGTGTTCTTACTTTGTTGGAGGTTCCTAGGACTACTTTGTTAGGAGTTACCCGCTTGCTTCAAGATAAAAATTACCGGAATTATATTGTTTACAAAATAGACGATCCAATAGTAAAGAGGTTTTGGGAGGATGAGTTTAAGGGAATGCTTTCTAATAATCGTCTAGTTACAGAAGCAATTGCTCCTATTCAGAATCGCTTAGGGCAATTTCTTGCCTCTCCTACTATTAGGAATATTGTTGGTCAGCCTCATTCCAGTTTTGATTTAACTAAAATTATGAATGAGAGAAAGATATTTTTGGTTAATTTGTCAAAGGGTAAGTTGGGTGTAGACGACTCGGAAATTCTTGGTTCGATGTTAGTTTCGAGAATGCAATTTGAAGCTATGCGTAGGGTTAATATTCCGGAAGAGAGCCGACCCAATTTCTATTTATATGTTGATGAGTTCCAGAACTTTGCTTCTGGGTCTTTTGCTTCTATCTTATCTGAAGCCAGGAAATATCATCTTTGTTTGAATATAACTCACCAGTATGTTGCTCAGCTCCCTGAGGAGATGCAGGATGCTGTTTTTGGAAATGTGGGTACTATTATTTCGTTTGCACTTGGAGCTCCCGATGCAAAAGTTTTGGCGGAGGAATTTACCCCTGTTTTTACTGAAGAGGATTTGATTAGTTTGGAAAAATACCATGTTTATTTGG
- a CDS encoding LytR C-terminal domain-containing protein — protein MSRSRSRKKIWVTSRIKKQLRVVGMALVVVFGAGVVYSFSYLYHVFKHPFVRAGDNIEVDFSWSSNSPANFAWFVAKDSSHNSLEKAAVLHVNPQLSRVVVINLPSRRFSLSRGVAFSLTEISRELNIPIQGYFLVEKAALEKLANSSGDCNDWSSFDWTTVFRMPHYLRSFKGYFWSNLSLPEFMKLAKVFLSTREDQRYEIFPSGEDLSPDSLDDLCSDNRIKSERFKVLILNGTKVSGLAGDAASWAENLGCFVLDVANAPRQNYENSVILARNSSSYTVRRLSNAFGIDDIRELSGDINWARRADIVVILGLDKESFF, from the coding sequence ATGTCTAGATCGCGCTCAAGAAAAAAAATTTGGGTTACAAGCCGAATTAAGAAGCAATTACGGGTAGTAGGTATGGCATTGGTTGTAGTGTTTGGTGCTGGTGTGGTTTATTCATTTTCTTACCTCTACCATGTTTTTAAACACCCGTTTGTCCGTGCTGGTGACAATATTGAGGTGGATTTTTCCTGGAGTAGTAATTCCCCAGCTAATTTTGCTTGGTTCGTGGCAAAAGACTCTTCCCATAATTCATTGGAGAAGGCGGCTGTGTTGCATGTTAATCCCCAACTTTCTCGAGTAGTTGTTATAAACTTACCTTCTCGGAGATTTTCTCTTTCACGTGGCGTTGCATTTTCTCTGACAGAAATTTCTCGTGAATTGAATATTCCTATTCAAGGTTACTTTTTAGTAGAGAAGGCGGCATTGGAGAAATTGGCTAATAGTTCTGGGGATTGTAATGACTGGTCGAGTTTTGATTGGACTACTGTGTTTAGAATGCCCCACTATTTAAGAAGTTTTAAAGGTTATTTTTGGAGTAATCTCTCCCTTCCTGAGTTTATGAAATTAGCAAAAGTGTTTCTAAGTACTAGGGAAGACCAGCGCTATGAGATATTTCCAAGTGGAGAAGATCTCAGCCCCGATTCCTTGGATGATTTATGTTCTGATAATAGGATAAAAAGCGAAAGGTTTAAGGTTTTGATATTAAACGGAACAAAGGTGAGCGGTTTGGCAGGGGATGCTGCCTCCTGGGCAGAAAATTTGGGCTGCTTTGTTTTGGATGTAGCTAACGCACCACGACAGAATTATGAAAATTCTGTTATTTTGGCGCGTAATTCAAGTTCTTATACTGTGCGAAGGCTTTCTAACGCTTTTGGAATTGATGATATTAGGGAACTAAGCGGTGACATAAATTGGGCACGTCGTGCTGATATTGTTGTAATATTAGGGCTTGACAAGGAATCCTTTTTTTGA
- a CDS encoding RluA family pseudouridine synthase, with the protein MFVVYEDPSILLVNKPSGLVVNRSDTWEGDTLEDQLRKYFSLADNGIGGRAGIVHRLDKDTSGLLLIAKKEKAFEKLLSQFKNREVEKGYFALSYGKVKPERGVIDAPIDRNPKQRRKMAVVEGGRSAVTEFVVQKYFEKGGKHFTLLELYPKTGRTHQLRVHLAAFNHALVGDPLYSGDKRFRRDKEWCPRLFLHAFSLRFRHPETGEFEYFEIGLPEELLDVLEGLVV; encoded by the coding sequence ATGTTTGTTGTTTATGAAGACCCGTCTATTTTGTTGGTAAACAAGCCTTCGGGTTTGGTTGTTAATCGAAGTGATACTTGGGAAGGAGATACGCTGGAGGACCAGTTGCGTAAGTATTTTTCCCTTGCTGATAATGGTATTGGTGGGAGGGCGGGGATTGTGCACCGTTTGGACAAAGACACTTCAGGGTTGCTATTAATAGCAAAAAAAGAAAAGGCATTTGAGAAGTTGCTTAGTCAGTTTAAGAATAGGGAGGTGGAAAAAGGCTATTTTGCTTTGTCTTATGGTAAGGTTAAGCCTGAACGGGGTGTTATAGACGCACCTATTGATAGAAACCCGAAGCAGAGAAGGAAAATGGCAGTGGTAGAAGGGGGTAGGTCTGCAGTTACGGAGTTTGTTGTGCAAAAATATTTTGAAAAGGGTGGCAAGCACTTTACGCTTTTGGAGCTTTATCCAAAAACGGGTCGAACACATCAGTTGCGTGTACACCTTGCTGCTTTTAACCACGCTCTAGTTGGTGATCCCTTGTATAGTGGTGATAAGCGCTTTCGCCGTGACAAAGAGTGGTGTCCCCGTTTGTTTTTGCATGCCTTTTCCCTCCGTTTTCGGCATCCCGAAACAGGGGAATTTGAATATTTTGAAATAGGCTTACCGGAAGAACTTTTGGACGTTTTAGAGGGATTAGTAGTTTAA
- a CDS encoding prolipoprotein diacylglyceryl transferase family protein, whose protein sequence is MIDPVFLHLGPVTIYYQGILLALGVFLGAFLFWQRAREEGFDEEKILDLSLISLVAGIFGARLVFIAINFSVFKSNWSDVFRSLGSGLNFLGGFAFGAGSFYLFVRRKGWSVLKLADLAVPPLLLGQAFGSVGVLVSRLVVPHIWVEILAYIVLFVLALVVERQRFFNLFGSVRVGALTSFYLVGSGLVSLVFDFYSLYSGDSLFTFQKAASSVMVVCGLLLGYRVLSGKDKFGEEEKVSLEDISNQLRDWLRSEKDEIMKETTQLRQGDQFFREGREDDNAESGDEAEELLSHEYVEVMSDFLHRFGSQIDKALSRLQGGNYHECERCGKTIDPQRLRAYPAATMCKECAEKADKFIS, encoded by the coding sequence ATGATTGATCCCGTTTTTCTACATCTTGGACCAGTAACAATTTATTACCAGGGAATTCTTCTAGCTCTAGGGGTATTTTTGGGAGCTTTTCTTTTTTGGCAGCGGGCTAGGGAAGAGGGTTTTGATGAAGAGAAGATATTGGACCTTTCTTTAATTAGTCTTGTAGCTGGAATTTTTGGGGCAAGGTTGGTTTTTATTGCTATAAACTTTTCAGTTTTTAAGAGCAATTGGAGCGACGTTTTTCGTTCATTGGGCTCGGGGTTAAATTTTCTTGGTGGTTTTGCTTTTGGTGCCGGTTCTTTTTACCTTTTTGTTAGGCGTAAGGGGTGGTCTGTTCTAAAGCTAGCTGACTTAGCTGTTCCCCCTCTTTTATTGGGACAGGCTTTTGGGTCTGTTGGTGTTTTGGTATCTCGCTTAGTTGTTCCTCACATTTGGGTTGAAATTTTGGCGTATATAGTTCTTTTCGTGCTTGCTTTGGTTGTTGAGCGGCAGCGATTCTTTAACCTCTTTGGATCTGTTAGGGTAGGTGCATTAACTTCTTTTTATTTGGTGGGGTCGGGCTTAGTTAGTTTAGTTTTTGATTTTTATAGTTTATATTCAGGGGATAGCTTGTTTACTTTTCAAAAGGCAGCTTCTTCTGTTATGGTAGTGTGTGGTTTGTTGTTGGGTTACCGTGTGCTGAGTGGTAAGGATAAATTTGGGGAAGAGGAGAAGGTAAGTCTTGAGGATATATCTAATCAGCTGCGGGATTGGCTAAGAAGCGAGAAGGACGAGATTATGAAAGAAACAACCCAACTTAGGCAGGGTGATCAATTTTTTAGGGAAGGGAGAGAAGATGATAATGCTGAAAGTGGTGATGAGGCTGAGGAGCTTCTAAGTCATGAGTATGTAGAGGTAATGTCTGATTTTTTGCATCGATTTGGTAGCCAAATTGACAAGGCTTTAAGTAGGTTGCAAGGGGGAAATTACCACGAATGTGAGAGATGCGGCAAGACGATAGATCCTCAAAGACTTCGAGCTTATCCTGCAGCAACTATGTGCAAAGAATGTGCTGAAAAGGCGGACAAGTTTATTTCCTAG
- the dnaB gene encoding replicative DNA helicase, with the protein MHKKIYYMAERLPPQNLDAEKSVLGALLLDEDAVVDVIEFLKPSHFYSKKHGDIFEAIYSLFERREPLDMITVTNELRKKGKLEDVGGAAYLAELVNSVPTSAHAAHHATIVKECAIKRGLISAAARIQESVYEEEEEASDLLDQAEQRLFSISRDQVAQDFSPVRGILEEAFDKLDELHRNPEQLRGVPTGLPSLDEMLAGLQDSHLVVLASRPSVGKTSLALNITQYAAVNDEIPVGFFSLEQSKEQLVCRLLASQADVDGWRLTTGNLEEDDFERIGRAMGELAEAPIFIDDTPGANVVEMRIKARRLQLEHGVRLIVVDYLQLAQGRGLENRVQEVSEISQALKNMARELNAPVLALSQLSRAVESRTDARPQLSDLRASGSIEQDADVVMFLYRPDPDNRADVRLSIAKQRNGPTGEVPLYFRGERTRFYEAEDR; encoded by the coding sequence TTGCACAAGAAGATTTATTACATGGCAGAAAGACTTCCGCCCCAAAATTTAGATGCTGAGAAATCAGTTTTAGGTGCGCTGCTTTTGGATGAGGACGCAGTTGTTGACGTTATTGAATTTCTCAAACCTTCTCACTTTTACAGTAAAAAACATGGAGATATTTTTGAGGCAATTTATTCCCTTTTTGAGAGAAGGGAACCCTTGGATATGATTACTGTGACTAATGAATTACGGAAGAAAGGCAAGTTGGAAGATGTAGGCGGGGCTGCATATTTGGCTGAGTTAGTAAATTCTGTTCCAACAAGTGCGCATGCAGCTCATCACGCAACAATTGTTAAAGAATGCGCTATTAAGCGTGGATTGATATCAGCAGCTGCTCGAATTCAGGAATCAGTGTATGAGGAAGAGGAAGAAGCTAGTGACCTTTTGGATCAGGCTGAGCAACGGTTATTTTCCATTTCTCGGGACCAAGTTGCGCAGGATTTTTCCCCAGTAAGAGGTATTTTAGAGGAGGCGTTTGACAAGCTGGACGAATTACACCGTAATCCAGAGCAGCTTCGGGGTGTTCCTACTGGTTTGCCCTCTTTGGACGAGATGTTAGCGGGATTGCAAGATTCGCATCTGGTTGTTTTGGCGTCGCGCCCTAGCGTAGGAAAGACAAGCCTAGCGTTGAATATTACCCAGTATGCTGCAGTAAACGATGAGATTCCAGTTGGTTTTTTTTCCTTGGAGCAGTCAAAAGAGCAGCTTGTTTGCCGGTTGTTAGCTTCACAGGCAGACGTTGATGGTTGGAGGTTGACAACAGGGAATTTGGAGGAAGATGATTTTGAGAGAATTGGGAGGGCAATGGGAGAGCTGGCAGAGGCTCCTATTTTTATTGACGATACTCCGGGCGCGAATGTAGTTGAGATGAGGATAAAAGCACGTCGATTACAATTAGAGCACGGGGTGCGCTTGATTGTGGTGGATTATTTGCAGTTGGCTCAGGGCAGGGGATTGGAGAATCGGGTCCAAGAGGTTTCGGAAATTTCTCAGGCTCTTAAAAATATGGCTAGAGAGCTCAATGCTCCTGTTCTTGCTCTTTCCCAGTTGTCACGGGCAGTAGAATCTAGAACAGATGCTCGTCCGCAGCTTTCCGACCTTAGAGCTTCGGGATCAATTGAGCAGGATGCGGATGTAGTGATGTTTTTGTACCGTCCTGATCCTGATAATAGAGCAGATGTGCGGCTTTCAATTGCTAAGCAGAGAAACGGCCCTACTGGGGAAGTACCCTTGTATTTCCGGGGAGAACGAACCCGTTTTTATGAAGCAGAAGATCGGTAA
- a CDS encoding MBL fold metallo-hydrolase, with amino-acid sequence MLKVEYFGHFCFKVRGKRSSVVIDPFSEKVSGLSLPERKGDLVLVTKDDPAHNNVQAVHDFKYVATGPGEYEVEGIHVLAGTLNGATFYQFIIDGVSFMHLGPINDVLTDEQLAEVGETSVLFVPVGGVETIEPEKAAEVVAQIEPGIVIPMNYKMDYDGLRDLAAVEKFIEEMGEELDRREELKLRSNVTLDEDTEVVVLELA; translated from the coding sequence ATGTTAAAGGTTGAGTATTTTGGACATTTTTGCTTCAAAGTAAGAGGTAAACGTAGTAGTGTTGTTATTGATCCCTTTTCAGAGAAGGTTAGCGGTTTAAGCCTACCGGAAAGGAAGGGAGATTTAGTTTTGGTAACGAAGGATGATCCCGCGCATAACAATGTACAAGCTGTGCACGATTTTAAGTATGTAGCTACTGGTCCTGGAGAGTATGAGGTAGAGGGTATTCATGTTCTTGCGGGAACCCTGAACGGCGCTACTTTTTACCAGTTTATTATAGATGGAGTAAGCTTTATGCATCTTGGTCCTATTAACGATGTGTTGACTGATGAGCAGTTAGCAGAAGTAGGGGAGACTAGTGTGCTTTTTGTGCCAGTGGGTGGCGTAGAAACAATCGAACCAGAAAAAGCTGCTGAAGTGGTGGCTCAAATTGAACCAGGAATTGTTATTCCTATGAATTACAAAATGGATTACGATGGTTTAAGAGATTTGGCGGCGGTGGAGAAGTTTATAGAAGAGATGGGTGAGGAGTTAGATAGGCGAGAAGAACTTAAATTACGGTCTAATGTTACATTAGACGAAGATACTGAAGTTGTAGTATTGGAGTTGGCGTAA
- the hisS gene encoding histidine--tRNA ligase, whose protein sequence is MSKSNEDLQNLKGFRDFLPSEMKIRKYVLGVLKDVFTSYGYEPLKTPSLEYAETLLGKYGEETDKLVYQFTDQGNRQVALPYDLTVPTAKILSMYQAEIQMPFKRYQIQRIWRAEKPQKGRYREVLQCDIDIFGIENQLADAEIITVIYQVFSKLDIPNFKIFINSRPALFKMLSKLGIEQNKWSTTLQTLDKIDRKTKSEVEKELVEKGYTKSKSTKILKEWKALSPQENDPKLKTLETYLQALGVPKEIYEFTPTLVRGLDYYTGPIFETKVTEPDFGSVTGGGRYDNLVEKLGGPKTPAVGTTIGLDRICDVIKKLNLLEGKVKPSVDLLLTIFNPDLLEKTINIAQEIRSQGFSTELFLDPNTDLRDQLAYASRKEIPYVGIIGPQEAKEEKITLKNMQTGEQTLVSTKNIGKTLES, encoded by the coding sequence ATGAGCAAAAGTAATGAAGATTTACAAAATCTAAAGGGTTTTCGCGACTTCCTTCCCTCAGAAATGAAAATTCGCAAGTATGTGCTAGGCGTCCTAAAGGATGTTTTCACTTCCTATGGATACGAACCGCTAAAAACTCCTTCTCTAGAATACGCAGAAACTTTACTTGGAAAATACGGTGAGGAAACAGACAAGTTAGTCTATCAATTTACTGATCAGGGAAATCGACAAGTTGCCCTTCCATATGACCTAACAGTACCAACAGCCAAAATCCTCAGTATGTATCAAGCAGAAATACAAATGCCATTCAAGCGCTACCAAATCCAAAGAATATGGCGGGCAGAGAAACCACAAAAAGGGCGGTACCGCGAGGTTTTACAATGCGATATTGACATTTTTGGAATTGAAAATCAGTTAGCAGATGCGGAAATCATTACCGTTATCTACCAAGTCTTTTCCAAACTAGATATACCAAATTTTAAAATATTTATTAATTCCCGACCCGCACTATTCAAAATGCTTTCAAAATTGGGTATAGAGCAAAACAAATGGTCTACTACTCTTCAGACTCTAGACAAAATTGATCGAAAGACAAAAAGCGAAGTTGAAAAAGAGCTGGTTGAAAAAGGCTACACGAAAAGCAAGAGTACAAAGATACTAAAAGAATGGAAAGCTCTTTCTCCCCAAGAAAACGATCCAAAGTTAAAAACACTAGAAACTTATCTACAAGCTCTAGGAGTACCCAAAGAAATTTACGAGTTTACACCTACCTTGGTCCGCGGTTTAGATTATTACACTGGACCAATTTTCGAAACCAAGGTCACAGAACCAGATTTTGGCTCAGTAACAGGAGGGGGGCGCTACGACAACTTAGTAGAAAAGCTAGGTGGTCCAAAAACACCTGCAGTGGGTACAACAATAGGATTAGATCGAATTTGTGATGTAATTAAAAAACTAAACCTACTGGAAGGGAAAGTAAAACCATCTGTGGATCTACTCCTAACCATCTTTAATCCCGATCTTCTTGAAAAAACAATTAATATAGCGCAAGAAATCCGCTCGCAAGGCTTTTCCACCGAACTTTTCCTAGATCCCAACACCGACCTCCGAGATCAGCTAGCCTATGCTAGTAGAAAGGAAATCCCTTACGTAGGAATTATCGGACCCCAAGAAGCAAAAGAGGAGAAAATTACTCTAAAAAATATGCAAACTGGAGAACAAACCTTGGTAAGTACCAAAAATATAGGAAAAACCCTTGAAAGTTAA
- the rpmE gene encoding 50S ribosomal protein L31, with amino-acid sequence MKEDLHPKYYPEAKVTCACGNKFTLGSTKPELEVEVCFACHPFYTGKSKFIDSEGRVEKFERKRKEAELREKEEKEREKKEKEKEKKEEEQPKTLKEMLERIEK; translated from the coding sequence ATGAAAGAAGATTTGCATCCCAAATACTATCCCGAGGCAAAAGTAACTTGTGCCTGCGGAAATAAATTCACCTTAGGCTCTACTAAGCCAGAGCTAGAGGTAGAGGTATGTTTCGCCTGCCACCCTTTCTACACAGGCAAGAGCAAGTTTATTGACAGTGAGGGGCGCGTAGAAAAATTCGAAAGGAAACGAAAGGAGGCAGAACTTCGCGAAAAGGAAGAAAAAGAAAGGGAAAAGAAAGAAAAAGAGAAAGAAAAGAAAGAAGAAGAACAACCAAAAACACTCAAAGAAATGCTAGAAAGGATAGAAAAATAA
- a CDS encoding PCRF domain-containing protein codes for MMPQISPRSNRAILEIRAGTGGTEAGLFAKNLWNMYLNYGKSKGWKFKILSKSIGELKSVREITAAIAGKDVYQLLKNESGVHRVQRIPRTESSGRIHTSTATVAVLPVIPTKKIKLKPKNLEIETYRASGPGGQFVNKVETAVRVTHKPTGITVESQDSRTQQKNKEKALSLLRMKLAHLLREQKKEKIDDLRRSQIGSAERSRKIRTYNVPQDRVTDHRINKSWRNLEGILEGDIEEILAATS; via the coding sequence ATAATGCCTCAGATTTCCCCTAGAAGCAACCGTGCCATTCTTGAAATAAGAGCAGGTACTGGCGGAACAGAAGCTGGCTTATTTGCCAAGAATTTATGGAATATGTACCTGAATTACGGCAAAAGTAAAGGGTGGAAGTTTAAAATACTTTCCAAAAGTATTGGAGAACTAAAAAGTGTACGGGAAATTACTGCCGCTATCGCTGGCAAAGATGTCTATCAACTACTTAAAAACGAATCGGGTGTACACCGAGTCCAAAGAATTCCAAGAACAGAATCCTCAGGAAGAATACACACTTCTACAGCTACTGTAGCTGTACTTCCTGTTATTCCCACTAAAAAGATCAAGCTTAAACCCAAAAACTTGGAAATAGAAACATACCGAGCATCTGGACCAGGGGGACAATTTGTAAATAAAGTTGAAACAGCAGTTCGAGTTACACACAAACCAACCGGAATAACAGTTGAATCCCAAGATTCCCGCACCCAGCAAAAAAACAAAGAGAAAGCTCTAAGTCTTCTCAGAATGAAACTCGCACACTTGCTAAGGGAACAAAAGAAAGAAAAGATTGACGATCTTAGGCGTTCCCAGATTGGTAGCGCCGAGCGTTCCAGAAAAATAAGAACCTACAACGTCCCACAAGACCGGGTCACCGACCACCGCATTAACAAATCCTGGCGCAATTTAGAAGGAATACTTGAAGGAGATATCGAAGAAATTCTTGCTGCTACCTCATAG
- a CDS encoding trypsin-like peptidase domain-containing protein, translated as MKERHSCFLIFNTALATILLVVLGIALAFRLGGYQISAIFSSLSQQEPLVTTRVEREVVSEETAIIDVVEAARPSVVSILVGKVSWNPVTGPEKIEGGVGTGFIVDSDGLILTNRHVVSDSSASYTVVLDNDEEYQVQDIYRDAFNDLAILKIDAQGLESLQLGDSDALRVGQKVVAIGNALGEFPNAVTSGIVSGIGRGITAATDPFGGTAQLLEDVIQTDAALNLGNSGGPLLNLSAEVVGINVAMTQGAENIGFAIPVNTVKPTLENFEKHGRIVRPFLGISYVIISSEIAETRDLPEGAYVREVVAASPAEESGLQPSDIITKIDNTAVNENQTLAEIIAQKSVGDEITMEVYRNGNEITLKAELVEAPTD; from the coding sequence ATGAAAGAACGGCATTCCTGTTTTTTAATTTTTAATACAGCATTAGCAACTATTCTTTTGGTTGTTTTAGGAATTGCACTTGCTTTTCGGCTGGGGGGATACCAGATTAGTGCAATTTTTTCTTCATTGTCTCAGCAAGAACCACTGGTAACCACGAGAGTTGAAAGAGAGGTTGTTAGTGAAGAGACTGCAATAATAGATGTAGTGGAAGCAGCCCGCCCGTCGGTTGTTTCTATTTTAGTGGGTAAGGTAAGTTGGAATCCAGTAACAGGACCAGAGAAAATCGAGGGCGGGGTCGGTACTGGTTTTATAGTAGATTCGGATGGTCTTATTTTAACTAACCGGCATGTGGTTTCGGATAGTTCTGCTAGCTATACTGTGGTTTTGGATAATGACGAGGAGTATCAGGTTCAGGATATTTATCGAGATGCTTTTAACGATTTAGCAATTTTGAAGATAGATGCGCAGGGTTTGGAATCATTGCAACTTGGTGACTCGGACGCATTAAGGGTTGGGCAGAAAGTGGTAGCTATTGGAAACGCTTTGGGTGAATTTCCTAATGCTGTAACAAGTGGAATAGTTTCGGGAATTGGTCGTGGAATTACAGCTGCTACTGACCCTTTTGGTGGAACTGCTCAGCTATTAGAAGATGTTATTCAAACTGATGCAGCGCTTAATCTTGGTAATTCTGGTGGTCCTTTGCTCAATTTGTCTGCTGAGGTTGTGGGAATAAATGTAGCAATGACGCAAGGTGCGGAAAATATTGGTTTTGCTATTCCTGTTAATACTGTAAAGCCAACCTTGGAAAATTTTGAAAAACACGGGCGAATTGTTCGTCCGTTTTTGGGTATTAGCTATGTAATAATTAGTTCAGAAATAGCAGAAACACGGGATTTACCTGAAGGCGCTTATGTGAGGGAAGTTGTTGCAGCTTCTCCTGCTGAGGAGTCTGGGTTGCAGCCCTCTGATATTATTACAAAGATTGATAATACTGCAGTGAATGAAAATCAGACTCTTGCTGAAATTATTGCTCAAAAGTCGGTTGGGGATGAGATAACTATGGAAGTATATCGAAATGGTAATGAAATCACGCTCAAGGCTGAGTTGGTAGAGGCTCCCACTGATTAG